A single Ascochyta rabiei chromosome 4, complete sequence DNA region contains:
- a CDS encoding Delta(24(24(1)))-sterol reductase translates to MGVTTTTSHRKATSKQNTTTSPHLTEQKLTYNDGESDEFEFGGSFGAASLMIGFPLLMWYMWIGATYYDGQFPWPDTDQTWGDFTNHLAHLVYEGAFPTAKAWAVYWIFFIFEALMYCYMPGVMSQGRPLRHEGGKKLPYYCSAYTSWYATLVIAAALHVTGIFPLYTLIDEFGSIMTVAILSGFLNSIIVYVQAIVRGRTHRLTNYPIYDFFMGAELNPRIGILDFKMFYEVRIPWFILFLITASVAVRQYENYGYVSAEVIFLVAAHFIYTNTCAKAEQLIITSWDMYFEKLGFTLTFWNMAGVPFTYCHCALYFANHDPSEYRWSRPALAVLSVVYLFMYWMWDSSNGQKNSFRQQERGQLIKRNAFPHMPWTVIENPRALETNAGDRILLDGWFAIVRKPNYVPDMFFSMSWGLITGFKSPFPWFYFAFFMVMIIHRARRDIARCRRKYGDAWTQYEKEVPYLFIPYII, encoded by the exons ATGGGCGTAACGACTACGACCAGTCATCGAAAAGCAACTTCAAAACAGAATACTACCACCTCCCCACATTTGACTGAGCAGAAGTTGACCTACAATGATGGCGAATCTGATGAGTTTGAGTTTGGCGGTTCTTTTGGTGCAGCATCGTTGATGATTGGTTTTCCTCTTCTCATGTGGTACATGTGGATTGGTGCCACTTACTACGATGGCCAGTTTCCTTGGCCTGATACCGACCAGACCTGGGGAGACTTCACGAACCACCTAGCCCATCTCGTCTATGAGGGGGCCTTTCCCACAGCCAAGGCCTGGGCTGTCTACTGGATATTTTTCATCTTTGAGGCACTCAT GTACTGCTATATGCCGGGTGTGATGAGCCAGGGCCGACCTCTGCGCCACGAGGGCGGCAAGAAGCTCCCGTATTACTGTTCTGCCTATACCAGCTGGTACGCAACTCTCGTCATCGCTGCCGCCCTGCACGTTACTGGCATATTTCCTCTTTACACACTCATCGACGAGTTCGGATCCATCATGACTGTGGCGATTCTTTCCGGATTTTTGAACAGCATCATCGTTTACGTCCAGGCCATTGTTCGTGGTCGAACCCACCGACTTACGAACTATCCTATCTACGATTTCTTTATGGGTGCCGAGCTCAACCCTCGAATTGGCATTCTGGACTTCAAGATGTTCTACGAAGTTCGAATTCCGTGGTTCATCTTGTTCCTCATCACCGCCTCTGTAGCAGTACGCCAGTATGAGAACTACGGTTACGTCTCGGCTGAGGTCATCTTTCTGGTGGCGGCGCACTTCATCTATACCAACACCTGTGCCAAAGCCGAGCAGTTGATAATAACATCCTG GGACATGTACTTCGAGAAGCTAGGCTTTACTCTAACCTTCTGGAACATGGCCGGTGTGCCGTTCACCTACTGCCACTGTGCGCTTTACTTTGCGAATCATGATCCATCGGAATATCGCTGGAGCCGACCCGCTCTCGCGGTCCTCTCCGTCGTTTACTTGTTCATGTACTGGATGTGGGACTCCTCGAACGGTCAAAAGAACTCGTTTCGTCAACAGGAACGAGGCCAGCTTATCAAGCGCAATGCGTTCCCGCACATGCCCTGGACGGTCATCGAGAACCCCCGCGCGCTGGAAACGAATGCTGGAGACCGGATCTTGTTGGACGGATGGTTCGCCATCGTGCGCAAGCCGAATTACGTGCCTGACATGTTCTTTTCGATGTCTTGGGGACTTATTACTGGGTTCAA GAGCCCCTTTCCTTGGTTTTATTTCGCCTTTTTCATGGTCATGATCATCCATCGTGCCCGGAGGGATATCGCAAGATGTCGCAGGAAATATGGAGATGCCTGGACCCAGTACGAGAAGGAGGTCCCTTATCTGTTCATTCCG TATATCATCTAA
- a CDS encoding arginine metabolism regulation protein II, translated as MHVHGPSAELILITTKEIIGSHGTSELSMKKQRTKCFTGCWTCRSRRVKCDEETPLCQRCRQMGIACEGYGVRLNWVHYNPHDATDYDDSPSKPEPKMFRRALTSLGVFPSLPCLPSQELDATLTTIEGWCPGDSSKLEDGAFSVFPLSHLSETVKSPAQISPRSYEATATPNFPGDSYALSTTSQDGDDAYGAVDNSINESCGNSVPAAQTLLSLGGRDRHSPPRHLDALSMPSKQKRLIHHWITFTSRKLVLIDEPHNPCRTMMLPMALKGLVSQSKGSNADVAIFHAICAAAAYNLFELTDQANDQDRVLALYHDNEAVHHLRHNLARADEHRDQSFAMAIMACIAVEAVSGTTQRWRTHVSGGLAYLAKLQSQGLDEAALSAFRQHMVKMAILCDFSVPNHFKSFLYDESGSSDGLEFTFPYYGVSRSFLRAHDHINALLASESTVRTPAQEQELDAFELQIYLDFPGLPPCSLLSAVANKTHGVVVHHTSKAFYYANLVYLQRSVRCAPVTAVQDLVDLGVQELESIDRVGQGALGCLMLWPVLILGAECDGPDVQNRMRDWFRAQRRLGFRNLAVLEDLVATVWESRANPTSNKSDGDWRQVIAQAQFDVFRL; from the exons ATGCACGTG CACGGCCCGTCCGCTGAATTGATCCTCATCACGACCAAAGAGATAATTGGGTCGCACGGAACATCTGAGCTAAGCATGAAGAAACAACGTACGAAATGCTTTACTGGGTGTTGGACTTGCCGCTCGCGTCGGGTCAAGTGCGATGA AGAGACCCCCTTGTGCCAACGCTGCCGCCAGATGGGTATTGCATGCGAAGGATATGGCGTCCGCCTGAACTGGGTACATTACAATCCGCACGATGCTACAGACTATGACGACAGTCCCTCCAAGCCAGAGCCTAAGATGTTCAGACGTGCCCTGACATCTCTTGGTGTTTTTCCGTCTCTCCCATGTTTACCTTCTCAAGAACTAGATGCAACGTTGACTACAATTGAAGGATGGTGTCCTGGCGACTCTTCAAAATTGGAAGATGGAGCATTTAGCGTATTTCCGCTGTCACATCTCTCTGAGACAGTCAAGAGTCCTGCTCAAATATCGCCACGTTCATATGAAGCCACAGCAACGCCAAACTTTCCTGGCGACTCATATGCGCTATCCACCACCAGCCAGGATGGAGACGATGCATATGGTGCTGTAGACAATTCTATCAACGAGTCTTGTGGAAACTCAGTACCTGCCGCTCAGACTCTCCTAAGCCTTGGAGGACGTGACCGACATTCGCCACCACGCCACCTAGATGCATTGTCCATGCCATCCAAGCAGAAACGGCTGATCCACCACTGGATCACCTTTACCAGCCGCAAGCTGGTCCTTATCGATGAGCCGCACAATCCCTGCCGTACTATGATGTTGCCAATGGCACTGAAAGGCCTGGTCTCTCAGTCAAAAGGTTCCAACGCAGATGTCGCTATATTTCACGCCATCTGCGCAGCCGCTGCTTACAACCTATTTGAATTGACTGATCAGGCTAACGACCAGGACCGTGTCCTCGCTCTATACCATGATAATGAGGCTGTTCATCACCTCCGGCACAATCTGGCGCGAGCTGATGAGCATCGGGATCAGTCTTTTGCCATGGCTATAATGGCATGCATTGCTGTCGAGGCTGTCTCCGGCACAACCCAACGATGGCGGACCCATGTCTCCGGCGGGTTGGCTTATCTGGCCAAGCTACAATCTCAAGGCCTGGATGAGGCCGCTTTATCTGCTTTTCGTCAACACATGGTCAAGATGGCCATCCTGTGCGACTTTTCCGTCCCCAATCATTTTAAATCTTTTTTGTACGACGAAAGTGGCTCTTCGGACGGCCTCGAGTTCACTTTTCCATATTATGGTGTCTCGAGATCTTTTCTCCGAGCCCACGATCACATTAATGCCTTACTGGCGAGTGAGTCGACAGTAAGAACCCCTGCACAAGAGCAGGAGTTGGACGCCTTTGAGCTGCAGATCTACCTTGACTTCCCTGGCCTTCCGCCCTGTAGTCTTCTCTCAGCAGTGGCCAACAAAACACATGGTGTCGTAGTCCATCACACTTCAAAAGCGTTCTACTACGCAAACCTCGTCTATCTCCAGCGAAGTGTTCGCTGTGCTCCGGTAACAGCGGTGCAAGATCTTGTGGATCTGGGTGTACAGGAACTAGAGTCCATTGACCGCGTTGGTCAGGGTGCACTGGGCTGTTTGATGCTGTGGCCTGTGCTCATTCTCGGAGCTGAGTGCGATGGACCAGATGTGCAGAACCGTATGCGAGATTGGTTTCGAGCCCAGCGTAGGCTCGGTTTTCGGAATCTGGCGGTCCTGGAAGACCTCGTCGCCACAGTGTGGGAGTCTCGAGCCAACCCTACTTCCAATAAGAGCGATGGAGATTGGCGACAGGTCATTGCACAAGCGCAATTTGATGTTTTTCGGCTTTGA
- a CDS encoding Xaa-Pro aminopeptidase — protein sequence MSRDPGYSRAGANGGYTNGNENYNGNGAYGAYGAANDDYAGRPSGESRRRPGGYGGMNAADNESGSPSRPSTDRQRRPGGYGGITPTEDSYAPRPSGERERERRPGGYGGFQPRNQERGQDRSQDRSQDAPQVTRPTSIERMPVPPRSVGRYGDTADRSRSRPGGQQNYGPSSQRIEEVIKYIQDNWDFMTGNACVPIEVALKLMDSSSLGLADQYNQFQQSHQELQQALKAIVNEHHQGFNSSIGTFHQIQNSLQSSQHRVRNLKTSLTSAKSQLSTAKPELREFATASQNYDEMIQMLNTIEQLQLVPEKLEARISEKRFLTAVDVLQDALRMIRKSEMENIGALSDLRTYLSNQEVSLTDILIEELHSHLYLKSPYCEDRWKEYAQNQFKGDVSERAQTDVRGRLLYYFLDGLDAAESMTDDSTHNPETDTFQYIRLVVESLNKMNRLELAIDTIEQRLPVELFKVVEKSHNEVALRHPSTLRAYASRKGSKSKTDIESDDIRTTLLNDLLWTLYARFEAIAESHRVVHDVVAGIVRREGIRDTTTSATLTRGFKELWKLYQSEMRSLLHDYLATDGETSYRTGQKQTSIGSAFSRAPRDRNKRMFKLSDMDTKSVDIAQEREDLEFILKTSVPGLVSDSKRTENTTTSTSNNLEGNATGHKLLVEPSVFNMGILLPPSLDFLNRLKEVVPTGSDIVMSTLTSFLDDFLVNVFHPQLDETLVELCAQAYVEVDSYQEDPHWTKHSKKPIFKGTVNFLTLISAFCKMLDNLPHDQAFSQLIVRQMETYARKCTSWYQTLVSRGTPTATGRKLKAPAAWAESAEMEDLVNQIFQTDPKDAINFNTLVEQETSLLLPTIEQEPLDQGDIIQDKKTLASLCLLYTSMKWLSTKIARLRHISDRATDSTRIEPGSQRHNRRWTLLSSSEPRSEGAPVYLPLNQETAAEFDSVVSTYQALSTCVLRTLHLSIRTTILFSLNTSVRPAITIDSILGDPDPAILTLNAHLVAFDTEVSTYIPASSYALITSGLAALMDIYLLSLCTSKLDDMNANGCALMQLNMLVLQQNLKNIEDGASLPNIALFFDLFTAGPASIVARAKEHGKGFGLQGLAREMFTQEKVKRLLELTYKERLSDERREAVVHAQRERDAQLLEISEFMY from the exons ATGTCGCGCGACCCTGGCTACTCGCGGGCGGGGGCTAACGGAGGCTACACCAACGGCAACGAGAACTACAACGGCAATGGAGCCTATGGAGCCTACGGCGCAGCCAACGACGACTATGCAGGGCGGCCCAGTGGAGAATCAAGAAGGAGGCCGGGTGGTTACGGTGGCATGAACGCAGCAGACAACGAGTCCGGGTCCCCATCACGACCAAGCACCGACCGACAGCGCAGGCCAGGTGGCTACGGAGGCATAACCCCTACCGAAGACAGCTATGCACCACGACCGAGTGgcgagagagaaagagagcgGCGGCCAGGAGGCTATGGTGGATTCCAGCCACGCAATCAGGAGCGTGGCCAGGACCGCAGCCAGGACCGCAGCCAAGATGCACCCCAGGTTACACGCCCCACCAGCATCGAGCGCATGCCAGTACCACCACGCAGCGTGGGAAGGTACGGAGACACTGCAGATAGGAGCCGAAGCAGACCCGGTGGGCAGCAGAACTACGGTCCCAGCAGCCAGCGCATTGAAGAGGTTATCAAGTACATCCAGGACAATTGGGACTTCATGACAGGAAACGCGTGCGTGCCAATTGAGGTCGCGCTCAAACTCATGGACTCGAGCTCCCTGGGCCTGGCGGACCAGTACAACCAGTTTCAACAGTCACACCAAGAGCTCCAGCAGGCCCTCAAAGCAATCGTCAATGAACACCACCAGGGCTTCAACAGCTCTATTGGTACCTTCCATCAGATCCAGAATAGTCTGCAGAGCTCACAGCACCGCGTGAGGAACCTCAAGACATCTCTGACTTCTGCCAAATCCCAGCTCTCTACTGCTAAACCTGAGCTTCGGGAATTCGCGACTGCATCTCAAAACTACGACGAGATGATCCAGATGCTAAACACCATCGAGCAACTCCAGCTTGTCCCAGAGAAGCTCGAGGCACGCATCTCAGAAAAACGTTTCCTGACGGCAGTAGATGTCCTGCAAGACGCTTTGCGCATGATCCGCAAATCCGAGATGGAAAACATCGGCGCCCTATCCGATTTGCGCACATACCTCAGTAACCAAGAAGTGTCACTGACTGACATCTTGATTGAAGAGCTTCATAGCCACCTGTATCTCAAGTCACCATACTGCGAGGATAGGTGGAAAGAATACGCGCAGAATCAGTTCAAAGGAGATGTCTCGGAGAGGGCGCAAACGGACGTGCGAGGCCGATTGCTGTACTACTTTTTGGATGGCCTGGATGCTGCAGAATCG ATGACGGATGATTCTACGCACAACCCAGAGACAGACACGTTCCAATACATTAGATTGGTCGTAGAATCTCTCAACAAGATGAATCGCCTGGAGCTGGCAATCGATACAATTGAACAAAGACTACCCGTTGAGCTGTTCAAAGTCGTCGAGAAGTCCCACAACGAGGTTGCACTACGACACCCAAGCACGCTACGAGCTTACGCCTCGAGGAAAGGCAGTAAATCCAAAACAGATATCGAGAGTGACGATATACGCACAACACTGCTCAACGATCTACTCTGGACTCTATATGCTCGGTTTGAGGCGATTGCTGAGAGTCACAGAGTCGTTCATGATGTAGTCGCGGGTATTGTCCGGAGGGAAGGCATCCGAGACACCACCACCAGTGCCACTCTGACGCGGGGATTCAAGGAATTGTGGAAATTGTACCAGAGCGAG ATGCGTTCCCTTCTTCACGACTACTTAGCTACAGATGGCGAGACATCTTATAGAACCGGCCAGAAGCAGACTTCGATTGGTAGCGCCTTCTCACGAGCACCTCGTGATAGAAACAAGCGAATGTTTAAGCTCTCTGACATGGACACTAAGTCAGTCGATATCGCACAAGAGCGCGAAGACTTGGAGTTTATCCTGAAGACATCAGTCCCTGGACTCGTGTCGGACTCGAAGAGAACAGAAAATACCACCACAAGTACGAGCAACAATCTTGAGGGCAACGCAACTGGCCACAAGCTGCTGGTAGAGCCGAGTGTCTTCAACATGGGTATTCTCCTTCCTCCATCGCTTGACTTCCTGAACAGATTAAAGGAGGTTGTACCTACGGGCTCAGACATCGTCATGAGTACGCTGACGTCCTTCCTTGACGATTTCCTGGTGAACGTATTCCATCCCCAACTGGATGAAACATTAGTTGAGCTATGTGCACAAGCCTACGTCGAGGTCGATTCCTATCAAGAGGATCCGCACTGGACGAAACACTCGAAGAAGCCCATCTTCAAG GGTACTGTGAATTTCCTCACTCTTATCTCCGCCTTTTGCAAGATGCTGGATAACCTGCCGCACGACCAAGCCTTCTCGCAGCTCATCGTTCGCCAGATGGAGACCTATGCACGGAAGTGTACAAGCTGGTATCAGACTCTTGTCAGCCGAGGAACTCCTACGGCGACTGGACGGAAACTGAAGGCGCCTGCTGCATGGGCTGAATCTGCAGAAATGGAGGACCTTGTCAACCAGATTTTCCAAACAGATCCCAAGGATGCCATCAATTTCAACACTCTTGTGGAGCAGGAAACAAGCCTCCTCCTACCAACGATAGAGCAGGAGCCACTCGACCAAGGCGACATAATACAAGACAAAAAGACCCTTGCGAGTCTTTGTCTACTGTACACTAGCATGAAATGGTTATCAACTAAGATTGCCCGATTACGGCACATCAGCGACCGGGCAACAGACTCGACACGCATCGAGCCCGGCAGTCAACGCCACAACCGACGGTGGACACTTCTCTCGTCCTCGGAGCCGAGGTCAGAAGGCGCACCCGTGTACCTCCCATTAAATCAAGAGACCGCAGC TGAGTTCGACAGCGTAGTGTCTACCTACCAGGCCCTCAGCACCTGCGTCCTGCGTACATTGCACCTCTCAATCCGAACCACTATCCTCTTCTCCCTCAACACATCAGTCCGGCCCGCGATAACCATCGATTCAATCCTTGGCGACCCTGACCCCGCAATCCTCACACTGAACGCGCACCTTGTTGCTTTCGACACCGAAGTCAGCACCTACATCCCTGCATCCTCGTATGCGCTGATTACATCCGGCCTCGCGGCGCTGATGGACATCTACCTTCTCTCCCTCTGCACCTCGAAGCTCGATGATATGAATGCCAACGGCTGCGCGCTCATGCAACTCAACATGCTAGTCCTCCAGCAAAACCTTAAGAACATAGAAGATGGTGCTTCCCTTCCCAACATTGCCTTGTTCTTCGATCTTTTCACTGCAGGCCCGGCGTCGATCGTTGCGAGGGCCAAGGAGCATGGCAAGGGCTTTGGATTGCAAGGCTTGGCGAGGGAGATGTTTACTCAGGAGAAAGTCAAACGGTTGTTGGAATTAACCTACAAAGAGAGACTGAGTGATGAGAGAAGAGAGGCAGTTGTGCACGCCCAGAGGGAGAGAGATGCGCAGTTACTGGAGATTAGTGAGTTTATGTACTAG
- a CDS encoding protein required for normal CLN1 and CLN2 G1 cyclin expression, translating into MSAVYTNGANGVNGADKMFPPPRYSDVPSAITVSVAEAGDTIDVEIALDEDIQDDPTELCTLLETENSLKSTWVQVAVAYAKHKKLHVAIDVLSQAVNAFGRARPEDRLSILNGLCWLYLLKCREAPRLKQDAPSDPDVKTKDFYMQAATSVLNDASRINPSYSPLFLARGVLYLLRASLQAPATAAGPNAISPERMETLKQAAKCFEDALRTSGGKNLMAKMGKARVSYSMGRYAEALKLYQGIMESSPDLIDPDPRIGIGCCFWQLGFKDDAASAWERSLELNPTSKVATVLLGVYNFQLTAQLPPSDPTFGRLVKKALNEYVMPAMKMDNQFPLTCATLGSWFIIRKDFNKVEALSRRAIELTDVNAIASDGWYQLARKEHHQENSAKAAEFYAKSDGARGGDERGYIPAKFGLAQMNVLMNNFDGAKFRLEKILQQQPTLEAQTLLGTLYAEDVFNAQANKSTDDKSAELKKALRYLEDVQKAWRDPKRKAIPDQSVLLNLARLYEADHPDRSLRCLEEVEQMELDAIPEEDHPQGIEDEVELKSALRELLPPQLLNNMACFHYQAERFVRARELFQAALNACVKAASRDETIDTDALVTSISYNLGRTYESEGMLDEAKGVYEGLLKRHSDYIDARIRLTYISLRQSPGDAGPKALKQLFKDNEENVEVRALFAWYKNKSKAKTLNFGEDEEQRIHKHTLQRFDKHDRYSLMGMGNIQLSIARELPRGSEQEKEKRRKTYERAVEFFDKVLQLDPKNAYAAQGIAIALVEDKKDFAGALQIFSKVKETLRDYSVYVNLGHTYAEIKQYARAIENYEAALSKDRQNDPKILAYLGRTWYMRAKHERSISAYRTALDYAKQALKLVPSDLGSQFNVAFLQFQIAQQMINLAEGQRTLEEVNEATEGLQAAVAALDSISKAENPPFPRNDLTSRANMGRNTMANQLERARTKQTAYENETTSKLEQARKLREAEMLRREEEKRRVEEAALEKKRKILEEQERIAARDRELMEMRGMDEQRRMDEDDDREARKAERKARGPRGSGKRKKKAAAEDSATDGGLSDDEDEPRSRRRRTTASGTEGLSDEERPREKKKRKLQRKSEPTGKYKSAEFIDDDSDDAEAAADDTAKAATPAGDDSADEGVAAASRPRKGRNVVDDEDEDEDEGISAPKANGDVAMSDDDE; encoded by the exons ATGTCGGCCGTCTACACCAACGGCGCGAACGGCGTGAACGGCGCAGACAAGATGTTCCCTCCGCCGCGATACTCGGACGTGCCCAGCGCCATCACCGTGTCCGTCGCCGAGGCCGGAGACACCATCGACGTCGAGATCGCGCTCGACGAGGACATCCAGGACGACCCCACGGAGCTTTGCACGCTGCTGGAGACGGAGAACAGTCTAAAGTCGACGTGGGTGCAAGTCGCCGTCGCCTATGCCAAGCACAAGAAGCTGCACGTCGCCATCGACGTGCTCAGCCAGGCTGTCAATGCCTTCGGGCGGGCACGCCCCGAGGACCGCCTCAGCATCCTCAACGGCCTCTGCTGGTTGTATCTGCTCAAGTGCCGTGAGGCCCCACGTCTGAAGCAAGACGCGCCCTCTGACCCCGACGTCAAGACCAAGGACTTCTACATGCAGGCAGCCACCAGCGTCCTCAACGATGCCTCGCGCATCAACCCCTCGTACTCCCCGCTTTTCCTCGCCCGCGGTGTCCTGTACCTCCTCCGCGCCTCGCTGCAAGCGCCCGCGACCGCCGCTGGCCCAAACGCCATCAGCCCAGAGCGTATGGAGACGCTGAAGCAGGCCGCAAAGTGCTTCGAGGATGCCTTGCGAACGTCAGGCGGAAAGAACCTCATGGCGAAGATGGGCAAGGCGCGCGTCAGCTATTCCATGGGCAGATATGCAGAGGCTCTGAAGCTGTATCAGGGCATCATGGAGAGCTCGCCCGACCTCATCGACCCCGACCCGCGCATCGGCATTGGCTGCTGCTTCTGGCAGCTCGGCTTCAAGGACGACGCTGCGAGCGCCTGGGAACGATCTCTCGAACTGAATCCGACCTCGAAAGTGGCAACCGTCTTGCTCGGTGTATACAACTTCCAGCTTACCGCCCAGCTCCCGCCTTCGGACCCCACCTTCGGCAGGCTAGTCAAGAAGGCGCTGAACGAATACGTCATGCCCGCCATGAAGATGGACAATCAGTTTCCTCTGACCTGCGCAACTCTTGGGAGCTGGTTCATCATCAGAAAGGACTTCAACAAGGTCGAGGCGCTGTCGAGACGTGCCATCGAGTTGACCGATGTGAATGCGATTGCCAGTGATGGATGGTACCAGCTTGCAAGGAAAGAGCACCACCAGGAGAACTCGGCAAAGGCCGCAGAGTTCTACGCCAAATCTGACGGCGCTCGTGGAGGTGATGAGCGTGGCTATATCCCGGCCAAATTTGGCTTGGCTCAGATGAACGTCTTGATGAACAACTTTGATGGCGCTAAGTTCCGACTCGAAAAGATCCTCCAACAACAGCCGACTCTAGAAGCACAGACACTGTTGGGCACTTTGTACGCTGAAGATGTTTTCAACGCCCAGGCCAACAAGTCTACCGATGACAAGTCTGCCGAGCTGAAAAAGGCGCTTCGGTACCTTGAAGATGTGCAAAAAGCTTGGAGAGATCCCAAAAGGAAGGCCATACCGGACCAATCCGTGCTGCTGAACCTTGCTAGGCTTTACGAAGCTGACCACCCTGACAGGAGTCTGAGGTGTCTCGAGGAGGTTGAGCAGATGGAATTAGACGCTATTCCAGAAGAAGACCATCCGCAGGGAATCGAAGATGAGGTGGAATTGAAGTCTGCTCTTCGCGAACTGCTTCCACCTCAGCTCCTTAACAACATGGCTTGCTTCCACTACCAGGCTGAGCGTTTCGTTCGCGCCAGGGAGCTGTTCCAAGCTGCTCTCAACGCCTGTGTCAAGGCGGCCTCCCGCGACGAGACGATCGACACTGATGCGCTTGTCACATCGATCAGCTACAACCTCGGCCGAACTTACGAGTCTGAGGGCATGTTAGACGAGGCAAAGGGGGTTTACGAAGGACTGCTTAAGCGACATAGCGATTACATTGATGCCCGCATCCGACTGACGTACATTTCGCTGCGCCAGAGTCCCGGCGATGCGGGTCCCAAGGCACTCAAGCAGCTTTTCAAGGACAACGAAGAGAATGTCGAAGTCCGAGCTCTGTTTGCGTGGTACAAGAACAAGTCGAAGGCGAAGACACTTAACTTTGGAGAGGATGAAGAGCAGCGGATACACAAGCACACACTGCAAAGGTTCGACAAGCATGACCGGTACTCGCTCATGGGTATGGGCAATATCCAACTCAGCATCGCCCGTGAGCTACCCAGAGGCTCTGagcaggagaaggagaagcgcCGAAAAACTTATGAGCGAGCAGTCGAGTTTTTTGACAAAGTACTGCAGCTCGATCCCAAGAATGCATACGCAGCACAGGGTATCGCAATCGCTCTGGTTGAGGACAAAAAGGACTTTGCCGGCGCTCTACAGATCTTCAGCAAGGTCAAGGAAACACTCAGAGACTACAGCGTGTACGTGAACTTGGGACACACGTACGCCGAGATCAAACAATACGCTCGTGCTATCGAGAAT TACGAAGCAGCACTCTCAAAGGATAGGCAGAACGACCCCAAGATCCTTGCCTACCTCGGACGTACCTGGTACATGCGGGCGAAGCACGAGCGTAGTATTTCAGCCTACAGGACTGCGCTTGACTACGCCAAACAAGCACTCAAACTGGTGCCTTCTGATCTTGGATCCCAGTTCAACGTGGCTTTCCTCCAGTTCCAGATCGCGCAACAGATGATCAATCTGGCAGAAGGGCAACGAACCCTCGAGGAAGTCAACGAGGCGACCGAGGGTCTACAGGCTGCTGTTGCAGCGCTCGACAGTATTTCCAAAGCAGAGAACCCGCCCTTCCCCCGAAACGATCTTACATCGCGTGCCAACATGGGGCGCAACACCATGGCGAACCAGCTCGAACGAGCGCGCACCAAACAGACAGCTTACGAGAATGAGACTACCAGCAAACTCGAGCAAGCCCGTAAGCTTCGTGAAGCAGAGATGCTTCGTCGCGAAGAGGAGAAGCGTAGAGTTGAAGAGGCAGCTCTcgagaagaagcgcaagaTCCTGGAAGAGCAAGAGCGCATTGCGGCGCGAGATCGCGAGCTCATGGAGATGCGTGGCATGGACGAGCAAAGACGCATGGACGAGGATGACGACAGGGAGGCGAGGAAAGCTGAGCGCAAAGCGCGTGGTCCCAGAGGCAGCGgcaagaggaagaagaaggccgCGGCCGAAGATTCAGCAACAGACGGTGGTCTTTCCGATGACGAAGATGAGCCTCGATCTCGACGTCGCAGGACGACTGCTTCTGGGACAGAAGGCCTCAGCGACGAAGAGCGGCCGcgcgagaagaagaagaggaagcttCAGCGCAAGAGCGAACCCACTGGCAAATACAAGTCTGCCGAGTTCATCGACGACGACAGCGATGATGCTGAAGCTGCCGCCGACGACACTGCGAAGGCTGCTACGCCTGCAGGTGACGACAGCGCAGATGAGGGCGTTGCTGCGGCATCGAGGCCACGCAAGGGCCGCAACGTCGtggacgacgaagacgaggacgaggacgaagGCATCTCGGCGCCAAAGGCGAATGGCGATGTGGCCATGTCGGACGATGATGAGTAG